AAGTAAAGGCAGTGATATATCCTTTTATCGAGTAAGGCTCGTGCGCGCAAGAGCACGCACTCGCTCCAGCTACCAGCACGCCCACGTTCGAGCAGCTTCCAATGCAGGTCTTGTGCGCGCACACTTTTTTCCTCTGATAGAAAGCCAATTATTTAAAGGAAGGTCATTCTATCATGTGCCACTAACTTATTTTTTACCGTAAGTTGTTGAAGGGCTTTCATTTTCAGCGTTTcctagactgcgagcagtccctcgTTCGCCGCTTAGTTCGTCGAGCGTGAGGAGCAAAAAACACCGGGGCGAGGAAAAATGGCCGCCGAAATCTTAACCGAGTATTCAAAATCTGCTtgtcagttttgaactttgctctcGAGATTCATAGTGGAATGTTTCCTTGATATATCAAAAATAGTTAGCTGATTTATTGTACGTTTTTCGAAGCAACTTTCTGAAAAATCttcaagctttcattcaaatctCGCATGCTCCAAAGAGAAGTCTATATAATAAAGTGCTACTACCATCAAAAATTACTTTATGAAATCATATATTTTATGAAATAATTTCAAGAGAAAAAGTATTTATTTTGACGGCAACTTTTTCATTcaacggtccgccattacttggtgTGGTTCTGACAGAAAAGTGCTCAGGCAGCTGGATCGAgaagaaagtgacgtcatttacatTTGCAAATGCGGCATAATTAGTATGCAGAACACGAATTTGAcaacctgggcccggttgttcgaaggatggaaaggaaaggaacttttttaATTATAAacgtctagtcgttctagcgctggagcgctaattggggacactgttaaCTGAagttaacaatcaacgcaaagcaagtcaaatgttggtttttgaggagaggagaaaaccgacgtacccggagaaaaacctctcggtgcaaagtgtagaaccaacaaactcaacccacatatggcgtccAGTTTgcgaatcgaacccgggtcacattggtgggaggcctgtgctctcaccactgcgccatcctctTGCTGCCCATCTTCACTTTGACGCAAGAGCGCTGAAGATTAATGAGGTGGAAGTAGACGCAAAAGACTCTGCTCTCTTTCCAACCGTCAAATATAGTTGATACTTCAGCCTAGTAAGCCACGCATTTCAATTGAATTGAGCGAATTCATAATAAAGTTAAACTAAACCTCACATGATTGAAAtgacatatgaaatgaatcacatactgaactgcggatatggaaTCAAATAACTTGacttgtccccaattagtgctccagtttCCTCTTTTTCAGTTGGTTAGcgcgtcgcaccggtattgtgaggtcacgggtttcaaccccgttgaagtcctgaatttttcaggtaattgctgaaattgcgttcataactgcgaggatcatagctttacttaaaCCACACATAGAGAGAAAGAGAAGCTTTCAACAGAGTGATGCGAAACCCAAACTAAACTAATTACTTTGAACCGCCGAAAGAAACGAACCCGGTGCCAAGTGAGGCAAAACGCACCCGATGAAGTCTACATTTGGGTTTGTTTTAAGAATCGCTAATTGGTTTACAAGGCGGCTTGAGATTTTCAAGCCAATGATCATGCACAGTAACGAGAAATGGAGATGATCGCAAAAATTACATGCATCACACACTACGAATAAAATCGCTCAGAAGTAAATCAAACATGTCAAATTTAACTGTGCATTCCCATTCTTTGTCTCCAAGAGCTCGAGCGTTCACAAAGAGGACGTTTGACACTTCAGCATTAAAACTAAGTTCCACCTTTATTCAACTCCAAAGACGAGAGAAGAATAAGCCGTTAAACAATACAGTTTTGACCGACGTCAAACGACGTCGCTTCCAGTCGCATCGAATTGAAACGCCCCTATCCATTTGATCAAGTTGTCGTTCCTACTGTCTCATGTTCATAAAAAAGATCAGTTGATCACAAAGCTTAAAGGGACTATGTCATCTAACACGCATGCACGAGTTGGTCAGAAAGGTTTTGAACACGTCGGTCCGACTATTTTAAATTCTCTCAAGGAATTCGATGAGCTTATTTCATCCGCTTTAATCGCGTTTATCTTTAGATAGTTCGCTTACAAAAAAACACAGGCacgagaaagaaagagagagggAAGAGAAGTCTGCGTGACAAAtcacgactgcctcagaaaagcgggccgctcgactgatttaCGAAGTTaaattttatccaggaatatttgacgcCATTTGGTGGGCTCGtgagaattcagtgttcagccttggtattttattatgaCCATCATCGgacaaccgaggaactgataatggctcaattcgcgTCTAATCTGGAAAAAGACGttaagctttttaattgagaattttttcgtaaaattatcttctcaggtctcttatcgggattctcatacaaattcttatatttttgttggctttccctcacactgagcttgggatGCCTGTGCATTTAATGAAGGATAGGCACAGATACCCCAAGCTGACGATGTAATTTGAGCATCACGATTAATCCTTGTTGCGTTACAAAAATTTTATTAGCGTTTGCATGGGGAATTTAGGGATCGTTATTTAGGGAATTAAAACAGAAGTAAAAATATATCAGAATGTCTTACCTTGCCTCCTTGTCTTATTTATGGTATGTTCTTAGCATTTCTGGCCGTTTCAGCACGAGTCTAGGGAGTTTTAGTTCTACCGTTGCTCTCTCTTATGTATCACTCCGCAAGGTTGGTTACTTGCATATCCACCGAAGGAAATCAACCGTAAACTTACGCTCAGACAGCCTCCAGATTTAGCCTAGTGCACGTTAAAATCCTCCTCTAACTAATGCTTTTCTCTGTCAGATTCTTGCGGCTCGCTAATCTAACGACACCCTTCCATCGAGGACCGTCGACGATGCTTTGTCACAAAGTTCCGTGCACGGCCGTTGGAAAACACCTTACCGACTGGGCCCAaggttcaaatttgttacacaGCGGGTGGGCGACGATGTCAGTGACAGGTACAGAGTAAAACAAAGTgattttttatgttttgtttgcgaaaCGTCTTTAATGCATCAGCATTTCTCTGAGCTTCTTCCGTATCTGCGTGACAACTCAGTACTTTTCCTGAGAGGGGCCTCACGTTGTACCTGTCACTGATAATAAAGCCTCGTCCCCCACCCACTGTGTATAAGTGATTTGAAGCTTGGTCGGTaaggcccgggttaaacgccgtacttcacatgagccgaactcaattcaactaatttacatgaattaagttcatgtgaagtacggcgtttgacccaattaagttcgactggtTTTATTTGGATCGGCTGAGGCGTTCTTCACGGCTACTCCAGGCGGGAATAACGGCTGAAGATCGCCTTTGGCTCAAACGCCgatcttcacatgagccgaaccaaaTGCATAATCATGTTAATGTATGAGACAGTCTCGATCTcggttttgctatttattttcgtGGTCAGTTGAAGTTCGGCTaaattaagttcgacgtttgactcaACAGGCGAACTTAACTAGTTTGGGACGACCTAAAGTGTAattaggttcggctcatgtgaagtacggcgtttaacccgggcctAAGGTGTTTTTCAACGGTTTCGTGCACGGAACATCCGAATCAAGCATGCTGCTAAGTGCAAAATCAGCCCACTTCGACgattttcaattcctttccGCGAAAGTTTGTGAGATATGAGGATTGAAATATGTAGCAGCACTATCATCCTTGGTCTAAGTGGAATGTCGGGTCGATTTGAGATTTTTGGAATAATTTACAGCAGCTTGTGTCTCGGACTGCTTCATCGGGGTTTCCAACCTTGAAGATAAATATAGAGAAAGAAAAGAGCGGACCTACAACCCACTGGAACAGCGCTGAAAATTTAAATGGCCAAAGTACGTCACAAAAACACTGATAAGGTATCGAGAAGACAAGGTTTGTGCTCGATTCATATTCTTTATTTACGACTCCTAATTACGTTTGCAAGTTTTCATACAAACACTCATAATTTTAATTCTCtgtgagcttggggtacctatTGGATAGGacagcaaatttcaaaacaagcCCAGAACGCCTCCAATCAACACGAGGTGAAGTAAgagtaagtttattttattttcctcgTTCTAAACCAGGATTAGCcgattttttcctgcaattcatgtttcccatacaaaccctacAAACCGTTAAGTTGACTGAGCATTCAAGTTATGTGTTTGATTTCCTGTGCTTCAATCGCTTGTTTACTTGAGCCATAGTTTAATAACTACCAGTATGCTTGAATTTGGAATTGTCGTCTTGGCCACTTCGCTGAGTGTGGGCAATGTGCAAGCCATGGTTGCGAgtcagttattgaaagctaaccgttttgaAATGGGTGTGAACACTACAAAACATTTTTGGCACAGGTGCCAAAAAAGAGCtcagcaaactttgtttacactaaaCCATCTTTACCGTACCAAAAGTTTTGGGCCCACGTAACCTCTCTTGGAGATATGCGCAGTTCAACTATAATCAAGAccgtccgcgtgattttggaagaccttagacagcaatgaccagaaccaggttgctaaTCAGCGGttttcattaaaacaatggttttctgGGGGTGCTCcttctcgcgggctcagaaaacctggttgtggtcattgttatttaaggtttttccgtgattggtggagaatgagccgccatcttgaaatgtacGCAAAAAAGACTCAAACTTGGCCcgttaaagtgtttacactacttgttctatccgaaccgtgtCGATTTTTGCAGCACCCGCaccattttcacccgtgctcggactaacctcgccgaaggtcccagcacaGGTAAAAAGTTTGGTTCGGCAAATACAGTAACTGTTCACCTGTTGCTTAGAATTCAATGCGAGACTGAATTACGGTCAGTTCGTTCCAAGTCAGATCGTTCCACAAAATAGCCAACTTACGGATTTACTTGAATGAGCCAACTTGATCTTATAAAGAAATCACTAGCAAATCGAACATTGCTAGTTTCTCTGACAGGATTTTCAATAAGAGCCGGCGGCCGGCGAAATTCGCCGTCTAATGCATATAAACTTGCCGCCTACTTTTCCTTGGAagttaccccaaattttgcaaataACATGAGCAACATTCGACAGAACATGAACCATGGATCCAGAAAGCTTTGCTcacgaaaaacaaaagagaggccTGAATTCTGAGTAATTTCGGCAGCGATTTTGGTTTCCCTGTCCATGTAAAAGATCGAACACACACGTTTTTGAGGGAGCGGTCCAGCAGTCCAGTACTTGGTGTCAGCTGTCTGATTTGCTAACTACATTATATTGATCCTAAAATTCTTAGTGAAAAGCCTGAGTTTGGGTTTAGGGGTCAAACTATCTGAATATTTTGTGAAAGGATCTGACCGTAACTTGGAACGAAGTGACCGGAGAGACTGGCATGACTCGCAGTTTGTCAAAACCCCACTTAGCGGCCGAGAAACGATTTCGTTCAGTATGAACACGGGCAAATTACGCACAACATTTGAACAGGGGTCAGATCAGGAGATGATGGGGGAAAatgaataccccgccacatcgaggtacgcggaaagaattaagGTCAAGATGGCGAGGtatcttaaccctttcagccccgtggggttccccattgacgagtaaaatcgtctggcgttagacagagtaaaatctataagtggcactattgggagttaaagggttaagtagctggctacgcggtacgtggaaagaattaaagtcaagatggcaaagtatcttaagtagctggctacctggctacgcggtacgcggaaaatttaaattctagtgtaccctaaccctaaccgaaccgtaaaatgaaagctaaaattttaaacgagtgctatattcttcacacggtcTCGGTAAAAagagtagttaaccgaaccgtaaaatgaaagctaaaattttaaacgagtgcttaggcctaaacactgaaacgagtgcttaggcttaatcagtaaacgagtgcaaTATTCTTCACACGGTCTCGGTAAAAagagtagttaaccgaaccgtaaaataaaagctaaaattttaaacgagtgcttaggcctaatcactgaaacgagtgcttaggcttgaTCAGTACTCggagtgctatattcatcacacgaTCGTGTTAAAAAGCGTAGTTTAAGCAAACCGTGAAATGCAATCTTAACTTTgtaaagagttcttaggcctatttctgaaacgaacgcttagagTTAATCaggaaacgagtgctatattcttcacacgatctcgttaaaAAGTCAAGTTacccgaaccgtaaaatgaaagctaaaattttaaaaagagtgcttaggcctgatactgaaacgagcgccattttgaaatttagttcaTTTGGAATTTAGtctaagtggcggggtattctccAGTATTGTGCATTTCTATTTCTGGgtaccgcgtagccggctacgtggaatatagttcgagtggcggggtattctgcactTAAGCCGAAAATCTGATATAATCGTGTTAGCATGACTTTCACAACATttgttggctcctaaaggagccgttggTTTTGGCGGTAAACTCAGTGAGTTACTTGCTGCTGGTGTACTTGGTGACAGCTTTGGTTCCTTCACTAACAGCGTGTTTCGCCAGTTCACCGGGCAAAAGCAGCCTGATTGCTGTCTGGACCTCGCGAGAGCTGATGGTCGACTTTTTGTTGTAGTGAGCAAGGCGAGAGGCTTCGCCAGCGATGCGCTCGAAGATGTCGTTGACGAACGAGTTCATGATGCCCATGGCTTTGCTAGAGATACCAGTGTCAGGGTGAACTTGCTTCAACACCTTGTAGATGTAGATTGCATAGCTTTCCTTTCTTGTCTTTCGTCTTTTCTTGTCACCAGTGGCAGCCTTAGCCTTTCCAGCTTTCTTCTCGCCTTTCTTTCCTGCAACTTTCGGTGCCATTTTTCGCTCTGTAGGGTCCTACTTAAACCAGAGTTAATAGAGGGAATGATAACGCTTTGCGAATGATTTACTATTTATAGCAAAACAAAGGTCGGACGAATTTAAATAAGGATCGAAATTGTCGATTTTTTATTGGTTAACAACTTCAGGTTGGCCAAAGGTCAAAATAGTTTTTTCAACACGTTTCGTTTTCAAACAGAAACACTTTTGATATGAAAAGTTGATTGGTTCGTTTCGATCCGACTGAAATATTGTCTTGCATATAAATTTCCCTGTTGATGCGTTATCGCCATCTATTTCGCAAGGTGTTTGTAGACTCGGAGCTTACAGTAACATGTCTGGTCGCGGTAAAGGTAAAGCAAAGGGCACCAAGTCCAAGAGCCGCTCATCCCGAGCTGCACTTCAGTTTCCTGTCGGTCGTATCCATCGACTTCTCCGCAAAGGAAACTACGCTGAACGAGTTGGCGCTGGAGCTCCAGTGTACCTGGCCGCTGTGCTCGAATATCTGAGCGCTGAGATTCTTGAGTTGGCGGGTAACGCTGCTCGCGACAACAAGAAAACCAAAATCATTCCCCGTCACCTTCAGCTCGCTGTCCGCAATGACGAGGAGTTGAATAAACTTCTTGCTGGTGTCACCATCGCGCAGGGAGGTGTGCTGCCAAACATTCAAGCTGTCCTTCTTCCCAAGAAAACTGAGAAGAAAGCAAAGGCTTAAAGAAGCtcacaaaaagacaaaaacggctcttttaagAGCCACCAAATATTGATAAAGTCATGACCAACACATGTCTTCCGAAATTATGCAATTCCCAGATGGAATCCTACGATGATTTCCATCTAAAAGGCGTGTGATAAGAGTCTCGAGTTCGGTGTGGATTTTAGTTATTTGTCACAAAAACCAAAAAGGACTTTGCATACGTTGCATACTTATGAAGGAAATTGGGAACAACTTTAGCCATAAATTTAGTTCTAAgctgaggtttgagatttttgCACAAGATCATATTTAGCCGTATTTCGGCTATTTTGTTCAGGTCTTTTTAGAATGCCTTCGTTGCATAATTCGCCGTTATCAAAACTTAGCCTTAAACAGATATACATGTTACACCGAAGGTATGTTCAAAACGCAACAACCGTTTTCCTTGGCGCCAATATCGTTTGTTTGAAGAAATGAATTCCACATAATAATCAACTTTCATAATCGAATTTACTTGAATAAGCCTAGGAGATCGATTTGAAGTTCGTATCGATCGATCTACGAGAACTTGGAAGgtagtatcgaaaacgaagaccggCCGGCGAAATTCGCCGTCTAATGCACATAAACTCGCCGCCTACTTTTCCTTGGAagttaccccaaattttacaaataaaatgaGGAACATTCGACAGAACATGAACCTTGAATCCAGAAAGTTTGCtcacgaaaaacaaaagaacggcCTGAATTCTAAGTATCTTCGTCAGCAATTTCGGTTTCCCCGTCCATATCAAAGATCGAGCACACACGTTTTTGAGGGAGCGGTCCGACAGTCCAGTACTTGGTGTAAGCTGTCTGAATTGCTAACTACATTTGAATTCTAAAATTCTTACTGAAAACCCTAAGTGAAAGGATCTGACCGTAACTTGGAACGAACTGACCATGGAAGGGAATATTTGCATATAGCTGTCATTGCACAGCCAAGCGAAACAAGCGGCTTGACGGTTCTCTGAATGAAATTCAACCGCACACAATCGAATAAGCTGATCGCATTTGTTGAAAATGACATTAATGAAAATTTGGCAAAGGGGAACAAGAGAAAAATAACTTTATGAGCGAAATTATCGAACTTAATTAAGTATTTGTTGGTCGTGACTTTTGTaagatttggtggctcctaaaggagccattTGTTTGTGTGGCGCCAGTGTCATCTAACCGCCAAATCCGTACAGTGTGCGTCCTTGGCGTTTCAGAGCGTAAACAACGTCCATCGCTGTCACAGTCTTGCGCTTGGCGTGCTCTGTGTATGTTACTGCATCACGGATGACATTCTCGAGGAAAACCTTAAGAACACCGCGTGTTTCTTCGTAGATCAAACCAGAGATTCGCTTGACACCACCTCGGCGAGCAAGACGACGAATAGCTGGCTTGGTGATACCTTGGATGTTATCACGAAGTATCTTTCGGTGACGCTTGGCGCCTCCTTTTCCAAGACCTTTGCCTCCTTTACCTCGACCAGACATGTTTGTAGCGCTTCGTAGAACGAAAGAATAAACTATGCAAGAACTTTCTTTCTATTTATATGCACCAGAATGGCCTCTCAGAAAACAAGTGTATCCTTATTTCTaattggatgaaaaaaaaaaaacaattatgccAACGGTACAAGGGTCAAATGCTCATCGGCGTTCGATGCATATTATCAGCAATTTCTGCCAAGCAAAAAATCAGCTGCTCGGGTAAAAATGACGCCTAACGGATCCGCGAAATTCATTTAAACTTTTATTGAACATTACTTCTTTTAGAGTTATGATAATGAAAAAATCTGCCATGCATCGCATGTGAACTTACCTTGGAGTTACCATCGGATCAAACTCTATGGTTTGGTTTGGTCTTAGCCAATCGAATTGCTTATttcacaaccaatcaaaatcaagCGCGTCAGATACAAAAACATAGCTAGATCGCATTTCTCACTTTATCCCTCAACGTTTTCGTCCAAGGAAAGATGGCTCGTACCAAGCAAACTGCACGTAAATCAACCGGTGGCAAAGCTCCACGCAAACAACTCGCCACCAAAGCGGCTCGCAAGAGCGCCCCCGCAACTGGAGGAGTCAAGAAACCTCATCGTTACAGGCCTGGAACAGTCGCTCTTCGTGAGATCCGTCGTTACCAGAAATCCACCGAGCTGTTGATCCGCAAGCTGCCCTTCCAGCGTCTTGTGCGTGAAATTGCTCAGGATTTCAAGACCGATCTACGTTTTCAGAGCTCCGCTGTGATGGCTCTTCAAGAGGCCAGCGAAGCTTACCTTGTGGGTCTGTTTGAAGACACTAATTTGTGCGCCATTCACGCTAAGCGCGTCACGATCATGCCCAAGGATATTCAGCTGGCACGCCG
The sequence above is a segment of the Montipora foliosa isolate CH-2021 chromosome 2, ASM3666993v2, whole genome shotgun sequence genome. Coding sequences within it:
- the LOC137991268 gene encoding histone H2B, gonadal-like, whose protein sequence is MAPKVAGKKGEKKAGKAKAATGDKKRRKTRKESYAIYIYKVLKQVHPDTGISSKAMGIMNSFVNDIFERIAGEASRLAHYNKKSTISSREVQTAIRLLLPGELAKHAVSEGTKAVTKYTSSK
- the LOC137991269 gene encoding histone H2A-like encodes the protein MSGRGKGKAKGTKSKSRSSRAALQFPVGRIHRLLRKGNYAERVGAGAPVYLAAVLEYLSAEILELAGNAARDNKKTKIIPRHLQLAVRNDEELNKLLAGVTIAQGGVLPNIQAVLLPKKTEKKAKA
- the LOC137991270 gene encoding histone H4, producing MSGRGKGGKGLGKGGAKRHRKILRDNIQGITKPAIRRLARRGGVKRISGLIYEETRGVLKVFLENVIRDAVTYTEHAKRKTVTAMDVVYALKRQGRTLYGFGG
- the LOC137991271 gene encoding histone H3 — protein: MARTKQTARKSTGGKAPRKQLATKAARKSAPATGGVKKPHRYRPGTVALREIRRYQKSTELLIRKLPFQRLVREIAQDFKTDLRFQSSAVMALQEASEAYLVGLFEDTNLCAIHAKRVTIMPKDIQLARRIRGERA